Proteins encoded by one window of Taeniopygia guttata chromosome 1A, bTaeGut7.mat, whole genome shotgun sequence:
- the A4GALT gene encoding lactosylceramide 4-alpha-galactosyltransferase isoform X3 has translation MSPARVGHAATHRHSSETTQAILGEHTLAGERMLRMPSCLQKLTRVVLSHKPWALFILIAGFVSFAYTKLYWGVWEDPKSRAPTYGLSAETSCAHYVPSGLDIAAGSSPPTGNVFFVETSEQTSPSYLFSCSVESAARTHPTSRVVVLMKGLAKGKASLPKHWAFSLLSCFPNVEIRPLDLTELFSGTPLQRWYLWPLRHWEPYFLPVLSDACRIVLMWKFGGIYLDTDFIVLKNLENLTNALGIQDNHELNGAFLSFKAKHKFMELCMQDFVQNYNGWVWGHQGPGLLTRVFKKWCSLRTLKSMNCKGVSALAQEVVYPIPWQDWKKLFEAVSALELEKLLKNTYAVHIWNKLSHGTKLEIPSQALLAQLYAQFCPATYAKMKQDSEEVSRRAV, from the exons ATGTCTCCGGCCAGGGTGGGTCACGCTGCCACGCATCGCCACTCGAGCGAGACAACACAG gCTATCTTGGGAGAGCATACTCTGGCTGGAGAAAGAATGCTCAGGATGCCCAGCTGCCTCCAAAAGCTGACCAGGGTGGTGCTCAGCCACAAGCCCTGGGCCCTGTTTATCCTCATTGCTGGCTTTGTATCCTTTGCCTACACCAAGTTGTACTGGGGCGTCTGGGAGGACCCAAAGAGCAGAGCCCCCACCTACGGCTTGTCTGCTGAGACCAGCTGTGCTCACTATGTGCCTTCTGGCCTCGACATTGCTGCTGGGTCCTCTCCTCCCACAGGAAACGTGTTTTTTGTGGAGACCTCAGAGCAAACTTCCCCAAGTTACCTGTTCTCGTGCTCTGTGGAGTCAGCGGCCAGGACACACCCCACGTCAAGAGTTGTGGTGCTCATGAAAGGCTTGGCCAAAGGGAAAGCCTCCTTACCCAAGCACTGGGCTTTCTCCTTGCTGAGCTGCTTCCCCAACGTGGAAATCCGGCCCCTGGACTTGACAGAGCTCTTTTCTGGAACGCCTCTGCAAAGGTGGTACTTATGGCCACTGCGGCACTGGGAGCCTTATTTTTTACCTGTTCTCTCTGATGCCTGCAGAATCGTCCTCATGTGGAAATTTGGTGGCATCTACCTGGATACAGACTTCATTGTGCTGAAGAACTTGGAGAACCTCACCAATGCCCTTGGGATTCAGGATAACCATGAACTGAATGGGGCCTTTCTGTCCTTTAAGGCCAAGCACAAATTCATGGAGCTTTGTATGCAGGACTTTGTGCAGAATTACAatggctgggtctgggggcaccAGGGCCCAGGGCTCCTAACTCGGGTCTTCAAGAAGTGGTGCTCCCTCAGGACTCTCAAGAGTATGAACTGCAAAGGTGTGAGTGCTCTTGCCCAAGAGGTTGTTTATCCTATTCCCTGGCAGGACTGGAAGAAGTTGTTTGAGGCAGTCAGTGCCTTGGAGCTTGAGAAACTCCTTAAGAACACCTATGCAGTGCACATTTGGAACAAACTGAGCCACGGGACCAAGTTAGAGATCCcctcccaggctctgctggctcagCTCTATGCCCAGTTCTGCCCTGCCACCTATGCAAAGATGAAGCAGGACTCTGAAGAGGTGTCCAGGCGTGCAGTGTGA
- the A4GALT gene encoding lactosylceramide 4-alpha-galactosyltransferase isoform X1 yields the protein MRLEGSSEIILKQPRINFCIWLQAILGEHTLAGERMLRMPSCLQKLTRVVLSHKPWALFILIAGFVSFAYTKLYWGVWEDPKSRAPTYGLSAETSCAHYVPSGLDIAAGSSPPTGNVFFVETSEQTSPSYLFSCSVESAARTHPTSRVVVLMKGLAKGKASLPKHWAFSLLSCFPNVEIRPLDLTELFSGTPLQRWYLWPLRHWEPYFLPVLSDACRIVLMWKFGGIYLDTDFIVLKNLENLTNALGIQDNHELNGAFLSFKAKHKFMELCMQDFVQNYNGWVWGHQGPGLLTRVFKKWCSLRTLKSMNCKGVSALAQEVVYPIPWQDWKKLFEAVSALELEKLLKNTYAVHIWNKLSHGTKLEIPSQALLAQLYAQFCPATYAKMKQDSEEVSRRAV from the exons ATGAGATTGGAAGGGAGTTCAGAGATCATTTTGAAACAACCCAGAATTAATTTCTGCATCTGGCTACAG gCTATCTTGGGAGAGCATACTCTGGCTGGAGAAAGAATGCTCAGGATGCCCAGCTGCCTCCAAAAGCTGACCAGGGTGGTGCTCAGCCACAAGCCCTGGGCCCTGTTTATCCTCATTGCTGGCTTTGTATCCTTTGCCTACACCAAGTTGTACTGGGGCGTCTGGGAGGACCCAAAGAGCAGAGCCCCCACCTACGGCTTGTCTGCTGAGACCAGCTGTGCTCACTATGTGCCTTCTGGCCTCGACATTGCTGCTGGGTCCTCTCCTCCCACAGGAAACGTGTTTTTTGTGGAGACCTCAGAGCAAACTTCCCCAAGTTACCTGTTCTCGTGCTCTGTGGAGTCAGCGGCCAGGACACACCCCACGTCAAGAGTTGTGGTGCTCATGAAAGGCTTGGCCAAAGGGAAAGCCTCCTTACCCAAGCACTGGGCTTTCTCCTTGCTGAGCTGCTTCCCCAACGTGGAAATCCGGCCCCTGGACTTGACAGAGCTCTTTTCTGGAACGCCTCTGCAAAGGTGGTACTTATGGCCACTGCGGCACTGGGAGCCTTATTTTTTACCTGTTCTCTCTGATGCCTGCAGAATCGTCCTCATGTGGAAATTTGGTGGCATCTACCTGGATACAGACTTCATTGTGCTGAAGAACTTGGAGAACCTCACCAATGCCCTTGGGATTCAGGATAACCATGAACTGAATGGGGCCTTTCTGTCCTTTAAGGCCAAGCACAAATTCATGGAGCTTTGTATGCAGGACTTTGTGCAGAATTACAatggctgggtctgggggcaccAGGGCCCAGGGCTCCTAACTCGGGTCTTCAAGAAGTGGTGCTCCCTCAGGACTCTCAAGAGTATGAACTGCAAAGGTGTGAGTGCTCTTGCCCAAGAGGTTGTTTATCCTATTCCCTGGCAGGACTGGAAGAAGTTGTTTGAGGCAGTCAGTGCCTTGGAGCTTGAGAAACTCCTTAAGAACACCTATGCAGTGCACATTTGGAACAAACTGAGCCACGGGACCAAGTTAGAGATCCcctcccaggctctgctggctcagCTCTATGCCCAGTTCTGCCCTGCCACCTATGCAAAGATGAAGCAGGACTCTGAAGAGGTGTCCAGGCGTGCAGTGTGA
- the A4GALT gene encoding lactosylceramide 4-alpha-galactosyltransferase isoform X6: MLRMPSCLQKLTRVVLSHKPWALFILIAGFVSFAYTKLYWGVWEDPKSRAPTYGLSAETSCAHYVPSGLDIAAGSSPPTGNVFFVETSEQTSPSYLFSCSVESAARTHPTSRVVVLMKGLAKGKASLPKHWAFSLLSCFPNVEIRPLDLTELFSGTPLQRWYLWPLRHWEPYFLPVLSDACRIVLMWKFGGIYLDTDFIVLKNLENLTNALGIQDNHELNGAFLSFKAKHKFMELCMQDFVQNYNGWVWGHQGPGLLTRVFKKWCSLRTLKSMNCKGVSALAQEVVYPIPWQDWKKLFEAVSALELEKLLKNTYAVHIWNKLSHGTKLEIPSQALLAQLYAQFCPATYAKMKQDSEEVSRRAV, encoded by the coding sequence ATGCTCAGGATGCCCAGCTGCCTCCAAAAGCTGACCAGGGTGGTGCTCAGCCACAAGCCCTGGGCCCTGTTTATCCTCATTGCTGGCTTTGTATCCTTTGCCTACACCAAGTTGTACTGGGGCGTCTGGGAGGACCCAAAGAGCAGAGCCCCCACCTACGGCTTGTCTGCTGAGACCAGCTGTGCTCACTATGTGCCTTCTGGCCTCGACATTGCTGCTGGGTCCTCTCCTCCCACAGGAAACGTGTTTTTTGTGGAGACCTCAGAGCAAACTTCCCCAAGTTACCTGTTCTCGTGCTCTGTGGAGTCAGCGGCCAGGACACACCCCACGTCAAGAGTTGTGGTGCTCATGAAAGGCTTGGCCAAAGGGAAAGCCTCCTTACCCAAGCACTGGGCTTTCTCCTTGCTGAGCTGCTTCCCCAACGTGGAAATCCGGCCCCTGGACTTGACAGAGCTCTTTTCTGGAACGCCTCTGCAAAGGTGGTACTTATGGCCACTGCGGCACTGGGAGCCTTATTTTTTACCTGTTCTCTCTGATGCCTGCAGAATCGTCCTCATGTGGAAATTTGGTGGCATCTACCTGGATACAGACTTCATTGTGCTGAAGAACTTGGAGAACCTCACCAATGCCCTTGGGATTCAGGATAACCATGAACTGAATGGGGCCTTTCTGTCCTTTAAGGCCAAGCACAAATTCATGGAGCTTTGTATGCAGGACTTTGTGCAGAATTACAatggctgggtctgggggcaccAGGGCCCAGGGCTCCTAACTCGGGTCTTCAAGAAGTGGTGCTCCCTCAGGACTCTCAAGAGTATGAACTGCAAAGGTGTGAGTGCTCTTGCCCAAGAGGTTGTTTATCCTATTCCCTGGCAGGACTGGAAGAAGTTGTTTGAGGCAGTCAGTGCCTTGGAGCTTGAGAAACTCCTTAAGAACACCTATGCAGTGCACATTTGGAACAAACTGAGCCACGGGACCAAGTTAGAGATCCcctcccaggctctgctggctcagCTCTATGCCCAGTTCTGCCCTGCCACCTATGCAAAGATGAAGCAGGACTCTGAAGAGGTGTCCAGGCGTGCAGTGTGA